From a region of the Haematobia irritans isolate KBUSLIRL chromosome 4, ASM5000362v1, whole genome shotgun sequence genome:
- the knrl gene encoding knirps-like has translation MMNQDNPYAMNQTCKVCGEPAAGFHFGAFTCEGCKSFFGRSYNNLSSISDCKNNGECIINKKNRTACKACRLRKCLMVGMSKSGSRYGRRSNWFKIHCLLQEQQQQAAAAMAAHQNQHQQQQQQQQQGSHHHATGGVRGAIHPPSAAAAALGMLGHAGAYPGLYPPRTKEELMMLSLEEYAKHPITSPSVSSPDSHNSDSSVEVNGRAAVAAAAAAAAGSSLLHLSSKHGGLESAHGSALSSTANAPHPLRKDLPPFLPLSFPALSTMPVMPPPSFLPPSHLLFPGYHPALYQHAHAGLLKPSPEQQAAAAAMHQLFQNSPRFHGAPLGIHENHQPKMAEDKAESPPRSDALNNNHLPNGSKAAEELTKRFYLDAVLKSQQTQSNTNTNTITPPPSLVTKLPNLSKHDHSITALVTPNSESGRAQNTSRQSNEDDECDDEASRRSNDHKKSPTDSLSNGHGSDSGDHQVINPDDPDDEEEEDLVVSMTPPRSPVEIDDCPKDSDEQSSIEVVSSEVKTGTPTAQDNPIDLSMKAVSSVTSTVSHSGSSTTAETVTKCDSSSDQENESDNVVVDNWNSSSKDFKLALNNNNESEGEHRENGKTLKRMLPQTDSDNKSMENDVPAKALKIGGSALDLTQKI, from the coding sequence TCTTTTTTTGGTCGCTCCTATAACAATCTGTCCTCGATTTCGGATTGCAAGAACAATGGAGAATGTATCATCAACAAAAAGAATCGTACAGCTTGCAAAGCCTGTCGACTGCGTAAATGTTTAATGGTGGGCATGTCCAAAAGTGGTTCACGTTATGGCCGGCGTTCGAATTGGTTTAAAATCCATTGTCTACTACAGGAGCAACAGCAGCAGGCTGCTGCTGCTATGGCAGCTCACCAAAATCAacatcagcagcagcaacaacaacaacaacagggtAGCCACCATCATGCAACGGGTGGAGTAAGGGGTGCTATACATCCTCCATCTGCTGCAGCTGCTGCTCTGGGAATGTTGGGCCATGCCGGAGCCTATCCAGGCCTCTATCCTCCACGAACCAAAGAGGAACTGATGATGCTTAGTCTGGAGGAATATGCCAAACATCCGATAACCTCGCCCTCAGTTAGTTCACCCGATTCTCATAACTCTGATAGTTCAGTGGAGGTAAATGGTCGAGCAGCAGTTGCAGCTGCCGCTGCGGCGGCCGCTGGTTCTAGCCTTCTGCATTTATCTAGCAAACATGGAGGCCTTGAGTCGGCCCATGGTTCAGCGTTAAGCTCAACGGCTAATGCCCCACATCCACTGAGAAAAGATCTACCTCCCTTCTTGCCTTTGTCATTCCCTGCCCTATCAACAATGCCAGTGATGCCACCACCTAGTTTTCTACCTCCTTCCCATTTATTATTCCCTGGCTATCACCCTGCCCTGTATCAACATGCCCATGCTGGTCTCTTGAAACCTTCGCCCGAACAGCAAGCGGCTGCGGCGGCTATGCATCAGTTATTCCAAAACAGTCCACGATTTCATGGTGCTCCCCTCGGAATACATGAGAATCATCAGCCAAAAATGGCTGAGGATAAAGCAGAAAGTCCCCCTCGATCTGATGCCTTGAACAATAACCATTTACCCAATGGCAGTAAGGCTGCCGAAGAGCTGACCAAGCGATTCTACTTGGATGCCGTTTTGAAGTCTCAGCAAACGCAAAGCAATACCAATACCAACACCATCACCCCACCGCCATCGCTAGTGACTAAATTACCTAATCTCAGTAAGCACGATCATTCTATAACGGCCTTGGTTACTCCGAACTCCGAAAGCGGTCGAGCTCAAAACACCTCACGTCAAAGTAATGAAGATGATGAATGTGACGACGAAGCAAGCAGAAGGAGTAATGATCACAAAAAATCTCCAACCGATTCGCTTTCCAATGGTCATGGTAGTGATAGTGGTGATCATCAAGTAATTAATCCCGACGACCCAGATGATGAGGAAGAAGAAGATTTAGTGGTGTCTATGACACCACCCAGATCTCCGGTGGAAATTGATGATTGCCCTAAAGATAGCGATGAGCAATCCTCTATAGAGGTTGTGAGTTCCGAGGTGAAAACCGGAACCCCTACAGCTCAAGACAATCCCATTGATTTGAGTATGAAAGCTGTAAGCTCAGTGACCAGTACGGTTAGTCATAGTGGTAGTAGCACAACAGCGGAGACGGTGACCAAATGCGACTCTTCATCGGATCAGGAGAACGAAAGTGACAATGTGGTGGTGGATAATTGGAATTCTTCTTCGAAAGACTTCAAGTTGGCattgaataataataatgagAGTGAAGGGGAGCATAGAGAAAATGGAAAGACTTTGAAACGAATGTTACCCCAAACGGATAGCGACAATAAATCAATGGAAAATGATGTGCCAGCAAAAGCTCTTAAAATCGGAGGTTCAGCTTTGGATTtgactcagaaaatttga